In Salinarimonas sp., a genomic segment contains:
- a CDS encoding ABC transporter ATP-binding protein, protein MRPAEHAPPAHAAGADAVIRVEGLDKTYASGFQALKSVDLTIRRGEIFALLGENGAGKSTLIGAICGLVRPSGGRILVDGHDAVAEYRAARTKIGLVPQELHVDSFERVWDTVSFSRGLFGRPRDPAYVERVLKDLALWDKRDDKIIALSGGMKRRLLIAKALAHEPTILFLDEPTAGVDVELRRDMWEMVRRLRERGVTIILTTHYIEEAEEMADRVGVIHKGEILLVEDKTALMRKLGRRELTLHLREPLAALPADLARPSLSLAEGGHALAYVFDSQSEDTGIPDLLRRLAEKGIEVRDLATSESSLEEIFVSLVKGRRT, encoded by the coding sequence ATGAGGCCAGCCGAGCACGCCCCCCCGGCGCACGCCGCCGGCGCGGACGCGGTGATCCGCGTCGAGGGGCTCGACAAGACCTACGCATCGGGCTTCCAGGCGCTGAAGTCCGTCGACCTGACGATCCGCCGGGGCGAGATCTTCGCGCTCCTCGGCGAGAACGGGGCGGGCAAGTCGACCCTGATCGGGGCGATCTGCGGGCTCGTGCGCCCGAGCGGCGGGCGCATCCTGGTCGACGGGCACGACGCCGTCGCCGAGTACCGCGCCGCGCGCACGAAGATCGGGCTCGTGCCGCAGGAGCTGCACGTGGACAGCTTCGAGCGCGTCTGGGACACCGTCTCCTTCAGCCGCGGCCTGTTCGGCCGTCCGCGCGACCCGGCCTACGTGGAGCGGGTGCTCAAGGACCTCGCGCTCTGGGACAAGCGCGACGACAAGATCATCGCGCTCTCGGGCGGCATGAAGCGGCGCCTGCTCATCGCCAAGGCGCTCGCCCACGAGCCGACCATCCTGTTTCTCGACGAGCCGACCGCGGGCGTCGACGTCGAGCTGCGGCGCGACATGTGGGAGATGGTGCGCCGCCTGCGCGAGCGGGGCGTCACCATCATCCTGACGACCCACTACATCGAGGAGGCCGAGGAGATGGCCGACCGGGTGGGCGTCATCCACAAGGGCGAGATCCTGCTCGTCGAGGACAAGACGGCGCTGATGCGCAAGCTCGGCCGCCGGGAGCTGACGCTGCACCTGCGCGAGCCGCTCGCGGCGCTCCCCGCGGATCTCGCCCGGCCGTCGCTCTCCCTCGCCGAGGGCGGGCACGCGCTCGCCTACGTCTTCGATTCCCAGAGCGAGGACACGGGCATTCCCGATCTGCTGCGCCGGCTCGCGGAGAAGGGCATCGAGGTGCGCGACCTCGCCACCTCCGAAAGCTCGCTCGAGGAGATCTTCGTCTCGCTGGTGAAGGGCCGCCGCACATGA
- a CDS encoding succinate dehydrogenase assembly factor 2 has product MTGTTRTSADLDPRRRKILFRSWHRGIREMDLLMGRFADSEIGTLTDGELDQFEALIEVPDRDLFRWLTGEDETPSNYDTPLFRRLKDFHTHGAPIHV; this is encoded by the coding sequence ATGACCGGAACCACCCGCACGAGCGCCGATCTCGATCCGCGGCGGCGGAAGATCCTCTTCCGCTCCTGGCATCGCGGCATCCGGGAGATGGATCTCCTGATGGGCCGCTTCGCCGACAGCGAGATCGGGACGCTCACCGACGGCGAGCTCGATCAGTTCGAGGCGCTGATCGAGGTGCCCGATCGCGATCTCTTCCGCTGGCTCACCGGCGAGGACGAGACGCCGTCGAACTACGACACGCCCTTGTTCCGGCGCCTCAAGGACTTCCACACCCACGGCGCGCCGATCCACGTCTGA
- a CDS encoding tripartite tricarboxylate transporter substrate binding protein, with protein MMKPMLAALGATALAFGPGAAAAQDYPERPVEFIVPWGPGGGSDTLMRIVANHAEEHFGQPLAVINMPGVGGTVGLVELSRRDADGYTISQIHEGLLVASKTGLTDLNWDSFEPVALMTSSPQYFVVNADSPWQTFEEFAAYVKENPGEVRVGVTLGGVPHLHAAMIEEAAGIEFSYVGYEGTGERIRALVGGNLDAAIGDVSSSLQFVENGDLRFLATGAGERLSQTPDVPTFKELGHDLELTITRGIVMPKGSPQEAIDTLEAALEQTAQDEEFVQQINNAGAEVDFRAEEAYEGYLENLDATILRLVSRLEG; from the coding sequence ATGATGAAGCCCATGCTCGCCGCCCTCGGCGCGACCGCTCTCGCCTTCGGCCCCGGCGCCGCGGCGGCGCAGGACTATCCGGAGCGTCCGGTCGAGTTCATCGTGCCCTGGGGTCCCGGCGGCGGCAGCGACACGCTGATGCGCATCGTGGCGAACCATGCGGAAGAGCATTTCGGCCAGCCGCTCGCCGTCATCAACATGCCCGGCGTCGGCGGCACGGTCGGCCTCGTCGAGCTCAGCCGCCGCGACGCGGACGGCTACACCATCTCCCAGATCCACGAGGGCCTTCTCGTCGCGAGCAAGACCGGGCTCACCGACCTCAACTGGGACTCCTTCGAGCCGGTCGCGCTGATGACCTCCTCGCCCCAGTATTTCGTCGTCAACGCCGACAGCCCTTGGCAGACCTTCGAGGAGTTCGCCGCCTACGTGAAGGAGAATCCCGGCGAGGTGCGCGTGGGCGTCACGCTCGGCGGCGTGCCGCACCTGCACGCGGCGATGATCGAGGAGGCCGCCGGCATCGAGTTCTCCTATGTCGGCTACGAGGGCACGGGCGAGCGCATCCGGGCGCTGGTCGGCGGGAATCTCGACGCCGCCATCGGCGACGTCTCGTCCTCGCTCCAGTTCGTCGAGAACGGCGACCTGCGCTTCCTCGCCACCGGCGCCGGCGAGCGCCTGTCGCAGACGCCCGACGTGCCCACCTTCAAGGAGCTCGGCCACGACCTCGAGCTGACCATCACCCGCGGCATCGTCATGCCGAAGGGCTCGCCCCAGGAGGCCATCGACACGCTCGAGGCCGCGCTGGAGCAGACGGCGCAGGACGAGGAGTTCGTCCAGCAGATCAACAATGCCGGCGCCGAGGTCGATTTCCGCGCCGAGGAGGCCTACGAGGGCTACCTCGAGAACCTCGACGCGACGATCCTGCGCCTCGTCTCGCGCCTCGAAGGCTGA
- a CDS encoding Lrp/AsnC ligand binding domain-containing protein has translation MQTFFVEIKCKLGKTYDVARELADREIASEIYSTAGDYDILAKFHIDRDVDIGHFVAEKVQTIPEIDDTKTVITFKAF, from the coding sequence GTGCAGACCTTCTTCGTCGAGATCAAGTGCAAGCTCGGCAAGACCTACGACGTCGCGCGCGAGCTGGCGGACCGCGAGATCGCCTCCGAGATCTACTCCACGGCGGGCGACTACGACATCCTGGCCAAGTTCCACATCGACCGCGACGTCGACATCGGCCATTTCGTCGCCGAGAAGGTGCAGACGATCCCGGAGATCGACGACACCAAGACGGTGATCACGTTCAAGGCGTTCTGA
- a CDS encoding patatin-like phospholipase family protein codes for MFDAIAFAGGGNRCYWQGGFWDAAAPALGLRPRLVAGVSAGAWAACYSMLGFGESVHRMVVEGCSQGVPNLDWAAARRGGPLFPVAAMYRELLTEVLDTDALARLKSEDAPDVLISIARRPRWLPMALAAPVGILAYQLEKALLKPMHPRGGRALGFRGEYVRLRDLDTPEALVAALLASASVPPITPVGAVAGAPALDGGLVDNVPVDPLLPFEAEGRATLVLLTRRYARLPEVANRTYLQPSEPIAVSQFDVTKPRMIAFAYELGRRDGAAFAARMRGEGGAR; via the coding sequence ATGTTCGACGCGATCGCCTTCGCGGGCGGGGGGAACCGCTGCTACTGGCAGGGCGGCTTCTGGGACGCGGCCGCGCCCGCGCTCGGCCTGCGCCCGCGTCTCGTGGCCGGCGTCAGCGCCGGCGCCTGGGCCGCCTGCTATTCCATGCTCGGCTTCGGCGAGAGCGTGCACCGGATGGTGGTGGAGGGCTGCTCGCAGGGCGTGCCGAACCTCGACTGGGCGGCGGCCCGGCGGGGCGGGCCGCTCTTTCCCGTCGCCGCCATGTATCGCGAGCTCCTCACCGAGGTGCTCGACACGGACGCGCTCGCCCGCCTGAAGTCGGAGGACGCGCCGGACGTGCTGATCTCCATCGCCCGGCGCCCGCGCTGGCTGCCGATGGCGCTCGCCGCGCCGGTCGGCATCCTCGCCTACCAGCTCGAGAAGGCGCTCCTGAAGCCGATGCACCCCCGCGGGGGCCGCGCCCTCGGCTTTCGCGGCGAGTACGTCCGCCTGCGCGACCTCGACACTCCCGAGGCGCTGGTCGCGGCGCTGCTCGCCAGCGCCAGCGTGCCGCCGATCACCCCCGTCGGCGCCGTCGCCGGCGCGCCCGCCCTCGACGGCGGCCTCGTCGACAACGTGCCGGTGGACCCGCTCCTGCCCTTCGAGGCCGAGGGCCGAGCGACCCTCGTCCTCCTCACCCGCCGCTACGCCCGCCTGCCGGAGGTGGCCAACCGCACCTATCTCCAGCCCTCCGAGCCGATCGCGGTGAGCCAGTTCGACGTGACGAAGCCGCGGATGATCGCCTTCGCCTACGAGCTGGGGCGCAGGGACGGCGCCGCGTTCGCCGCGCGGATGCGAGGGGAGGGGGGCGCGCGGTGA
- a CDS encoding MarR family transcriptional regulator — protein sequence MTRTDRLRPASAAPDTPETVRVWLRFVRLQQRLSNGIAAELRGLGLSIPQFDVLSTLTEREGITQGELAQRLYVTKGNVSGLIDRLVEAGLVERRAIPGDRRSHALHLTRHGAEQAQAGIAAQRAFVARTLGRLPSEDVGELDRILRAWRDVVRETV from the coding sequence ATGACCCGGACAGACCGCCTTCGCCCCGCCTCGGCCGCGCCCGACACGCCGGAGACGGTGCGGGTCTGGCTGCGTTTCGTGCGCCTGCAGCAGCGCCTCTCGAACGGCATCGCCGCCGAATTGCGCGGGCTCGGGCTCTCGATCCCCCAGTTCGACGTGCTCTCGACGCTTACCGAGCGCGAGGGCATCACGCAGGGAGAGCTGGCGCAGCGCCTCTACGTCACCAAGGGAAACGTCTCGGGGCTGATCGACCGGCTGGTCGAGGCGGGCCTCGTCGAGCGCCGGGCGATCCCCGGGGACCGGCGCTCGCACGCGCTGCATCTCACCCGCCACGGCGCGGAGCAGGCGCAGGCCGGCATCGCGGCCCAGCGCGCCTTCGTGGCGCGCACGCTCGGCCGGCTGCCTTCGGAAGACGTCGGCGAGCTCGACCGCATCCTGCGCGCCTGGCGCGACGTCGTGCGCGAGACCGTCTGA
- a CDS encoding tripartite tricarboxylate transporter TctB family protein, producing the protein MPTVPTPDRNEGGVATPALATEVARLVSYLAIVAVAAVLFVDAGALPSSRWEPLGAGAFPRLVMGLLVVLGLIAAVDGVVRIARERRRRAASGEATASFGATVGGFLVRRRLVIGAFAAFGVYLGVLRTLGFEIATFLFLVVVMALVAPREKRGAKGLALMVVVALVFSFGLDFLFDRVFNVFLPRGRILG; encoded by the coding sequence ATGCCGACGGTTCCCACTCCCGATCGCAACGAGGGCGGCGTGGCGACGCCCGCCCTCGCCACAGAGGTCGCGCGGCTCGTGTCGTATCTCGCGATCGTCGCGGTCGCGGCCGTGCTGTTCGTCGATGCGGGCGCCCTGCCCTCCTCGCGGTGGGAGCCGCTCGGCGCGGGCGCCTTCCCGCGCCTCGTCATGGGTCTTCTCGTCGTCCTCGGCCTGATCGCCGCGGTCGACGGGGTGGTGCGAATCGCGCGCGAGCGCCGGCGACGGGCCGCGTCCGGCGAGGCCACGGCCTCGTTCGGCGCGACCGTCGGCGGCTTCCTCGTGCGGCGCCGGCTGGTGATCGGCGCCTTCGCCGCCTTCGGCGTCTATCTCGGCGTCCTGCGCACGCTCGGCTTCGAGATCGCGACCTTCCTCTTCCTCGTCGTCGTGATGGCGCTCGTCGCGCCGCGCGAGAAGCGCGGCGCGAAGGGTCTCGCGCTCATGGTGGTCGTGGCGCTCGTCTTCTCCTTCGGGCTCGATTTCCTGTTCGATCGGGTCTTCAACGTGTTCCTGCCCCGCGGGCGGATCCTGGGCTGA
- a CDS encoding ferredoxin--NADP reductase codes for MSDTAAPGAIAAPPVDCHVERVTLVEHYTDRLFRFRTTRPASLRFRSGEFVMIGLPGGERPVFRAYSIASPSWDDELEFFSIKVPGGPLTERLQRIAEGDEILIKKKPTGTLVLDALAPGKRLYMLSTGTGIAPFASLIRDPETYEKFDEVILTQTCRRVAELAYGENTVRALVEDPLVGEIAAPRLTFYTTVTREPYARTFRITEAIETGRLFADLGVKPLDPETDRVMICGSIEMTKDCRALCTAAGLEEGSNAKPAHFVVERAFVG; via the coding sequence ATGTCGGACACCGCCGCCCCGGGCGCGATCGCAGCCCCGCCCGTCGACTGCCACGTGGAGCGCGTCACGCTGGTCGAGCACTATACCGACCGCCTCTTCCGCTTCCGCACCACCCGTCCCGCCTCGTTGCGCTTCCGCTCCGGCGAATTCGTCATGATCGGGCTGCCCGGCGGCGAGCGGCCGGTCTTCCGCGCCTACTCGATCGCGAGCCCGAGCTGGGACGACGAGCTCGAGTTCTTCTCGATCAAGGTCCCCGGCGGCCCGCTCACCGAGCGGCTTCAGCGCATCGCCGAGGGTGACGAGATCCTGATCAAGAAGAAGCCCACCGGCACCCTCGTGCTCGACGCGCTCGCGCCCGGCAAGCGCCTCTACATGCTCTCCACCGGCACCGGCATCGCGCCCTTCGCGAGCCTGATCCGCGATCCCGAGACCTACGAGAAGTTCGACGAGGTGATCCTCACCCAGACCTGCCGCCGCGTGGCCGAGCTCGCCTACGGCGAGAACACGGTGCGGGCGCTCGTCGAGGATCCGCTGGTCGGCGAGATCGCCGCGCCCCGTCTGACCTTCTACACCACCGTGACCCGCGAGCCTTATGCGCGCACCTTCCGCATCACCGAGGCGATCGAGACCGGCCGCCTCTTCGCCGATCTCGGCGTGAAGCCGCTCGACCCCGAGACGGACCGGGTGATGATCTGCGGCTCGATCGAGATGACGAAGGATTGCCGCGCGCTCTGCACGGCGGCGGGCCTGGAGGAGGGCTCGAACGCCAAGCCCGCCCATTTCGTGGTGGAGCGCGCCTTCGTCGGGTGA
- a CDS encoding ABC transporter permease, whose translation MNLNGIRAIYLFEMNRFRRTLMQSAVAPVLSTSLYFIVFGSAIGSRIDTVEGIAYGAFIVPGLIMLTVITESLTNSSFGIYLPKFQGTIYELLSAPVSAVETVIGYVGAAATKSVLVGVLILATARIFVDYTIVNPLWTAAFLVLTCTAFSLFGFIIGIWADSFQRLQLIPLMVVTPLAFLGGTFYSITMLPEPWDTVALFNPVLYLVSGFRWSFYGVADVSPAISLAMTALFMLVCLAIVTWIFRTGWRLKS comes from the coding sequence ATGAATCTCAACGGCATCCGCGCGATCTATCTCTTCGAGATGAACCGCTTCCGGCGAACCCTGATGCAGAGCGCCGTGGCGCCCGTGCTCTCGACGTCGCTCTACTTCATCGTCTTCGGCTCGGCCATCGGCTCGCGCATCGACACGGTGGAGGGCATCGCCTACGGCGCCTTCATCGTGCCCGGGCTGATCATGCTCACCGTCATCACCGAGAGCCTGACGAACTCCTCCTTCGGCATCTACCTGCCGAAGTTCCAGGGCACGATCTACGAGCTGCTCTCCGCCCCGGTCTCTGCGGTGGAGACGGTGATCGGATACGTCGGCGCGGCGGCGACGAAATCGGTGCTGGTCGGCGTCCTGATCCTCGCCACCGCGCGGATTTTCGTCGACTACACGATCGTTAACCCGCTCTGGACGGCGGCCTTCCTCGTGCTCACCTGCACGGCCTTCAGCCTGTTCGGCTTCATCATCGGCATCTGGGCGGACAGTTTCCAGCGCCTGCAGCTGATCCCGCTCATGGTGGTGACCCCGCTCGCCTTCCTCGGCGGCACGTTCTACTCGATCACGATGCTGCCCGAGCCCTGGGACACGGTCGCCTTGTTCAACCCCGTGCTCTACCTCGTCAGCGGCTTCCGCTGGAGCTTCTACGGCGTCGCCGACGTGAGCCCGGCGATCAGTCTCGCCATGACGGCTTTGTTCATGCTCGTCTGCCTCGCCATCGTCACCTGGATCTTCAGGACGGGGTGGCGGCTCAAGAGCTGA
- a CDS encoding gamma-glutamyltransferase family protein gives MTVDYRSAALYPSRRSPVMARNVVATSQPLAAQAGLAMLAKGGNAVDAALATAIALTVLEPTGNGVGSDAFCILWDGRELHGLNASGRSPAAWTPDRFPNGMPERGWESVTVPGAVSAWVDLSSRFGKLPFDALFEPALRYARDGFLLTPVIGALWARGAKVLKDQPGFAEAFMPGGRAPQAGELVRRPDIARSLALIAETRGEAFYRGVLAQEIAAFARANGAVLTEDDLAAHENDWCGTVSSTYGDVALHEIPPNGQGIAACMALGMIKHLRLERFAPDSIEAIHLEIEAMKLALADAEAYVADPAAMTDVTAAHLLDEGYLESRARLVDEGRAQDFGAGAPKAGGTVYLTAADESGMMVSFIQSNYAGFGSGVVVPNTGIALQNRGLGFVTTPGHPNRVGPRKRPFHTIIPGFLTKGGAPLMSFGVMGGPMQAQGHLQMVLRTQVWSQDPQTAADAPRWRVTRGLGVAVEDFAGESVIEGLRARGHDVTVEAPDASFGFGGAQLVAKVDGGYVAGSDPRKDGAAVGY, from the coding sequence ATGACAGTGGACTATCGCTCCGCCGCTCTCTACCCCTCGCGCCGCTCTCCGGTGATGGCGCGCAACGTCGTCGCGACCTCCCAGCCGCTCGCGGCGCAGGCCGGCCTCGCCATGCTGGCCAAGGGCGGCAACGCCGTCGATGCGGCGCTCGCGACCGCGATCGCGCTCACCGTGCTGGAGCCGACCGGCAACGGCGTCGGCTCCGACGCCTTCTGCATCCTCTGGGACGGGCGGGAGCTGCACGGGCTCAACGCCTCCGGCCGCTCGCCCGCCGCCTGGACGCCGGATCGCTTTCCGAACGGCATGCCCGAGCGCGGCTGGGAGAGCGTCACCGTGCCCGGCGCCGTCTCGGCCTGGGTCGACCTCTCGAGCCGTTTCGGCAAGCTGCCCTTCGACGCCCTGTTCGAGCCGGCGCTTCGCTACGCCCGCGACGGCTTCCTGCTGACGCCGGTGATCGGCGCGCTGTGGGCGCGCGGCGCGAAGGTCCTGAAGGACCAGCCGGGCTTCGCCGAGGCCTTCATGCCGGGCGGCCGCGCGCCGCAGGCGGGGGAGCTCGTCCGGCGCCCCGACATCGCCCGCTCCCTCGCGCTCATCGCCGAGACCCGGGGCGAGGCCTTCTATCGCGGCGTGCTGGCGCAGGAGATCGCCGCCTTCGCCCGCGCCAACGGCGCGGTGCTGACGGAAGACGATCTCGCCGCACACGAGAACGATTGGTGCGGCACGGTCTCCTCGACCTACGGCGACGTCGCGCTGCACGAGATCCCGCCGAACGGCCAGGGCATCGCCGCCTGCATGGCGCTCGGCATGATCAAGCATCTGCGGCTCGAGCGCTTCGCGCCGGACAGCATCGAGGCGATCCATCTCGAGATCGAGGCGATGAAGCTCGCGCTCGCCGACGCGGAGGCCTATGTCGCCGACCCGGCCGCGATGACGGACGTCACCGCCGCCCATCTCCTCGACGAGGGCTATCTCGAGAGCCGCGCCCGGCTCGTCGACGAGGGGCGCGCGCAGGATTTCGGCGCCGGCGCGCCGAAGGCCGGCGGGACGGTCTACCTCACCGCCGCCGACGAGAGCGGGATGATGGTCTCCTTCATCCAGTCGAACTATGCCGGCTTCGGCTCGGGCGTCGTCGTGCCGAACACCGGCATCGCGCTGCAGAACCGCGGGCTCGGCTTCGTCACGACGCCGGGGCATCCGAACCGGGTCGGGCCACGCAAGCGCCCGTTCCACACCATCATCCCCGGCTTCCTGACGAAGGGGGGCGCGCCGCTGATGAGCTTCGGCGTGATGGGCGGGCCGATGCAGGCGCAGGGGCACCTGCAGATGGTGCTGCGCACCCAGGTCTGGAGCCAGGACCCGCAGACCGCCGCCGACGCGCCGCGCTGGCGGGTGACGCGAGGCCTCGGCGTCGCCGTGGAGGACTTCGCCGGCGAGAGCGTCATCGAGGGCCTGCGCGCCCGCGGCCACGACGTCACGGTCGAGGCGCCCGACGCCAGCTTCGGCTTCGGCGGCGCGCAGCTCGTCGCCAAGGTGGACGGCGGCTACGTCGCAGGGTCGGACCCCCGCAAGGACGGTGCGGCCGTCGGGTACTGA
- a CDS encoding tripartite tricarboxylate transporter permease, with amino-acid sequence MFEAFLAGAAQIFAIDTLIYMTIGSLAGIVAAAIPGFTITMAIVLTLPLTFAMPPLQGIAVMLAVYVGGYTGGLISAALLGIPGTPSSVATTFDAFPMARRGQAGRALSLGIWASFFGTLISTVVLILAAPPLALVAVKLGPWEYFALIVFALTIVASLVGKSLVRGLIAGVIGLAIATVGPDPMMGRPRFTYEVEMLMAGFPFLVVLIGVFAISQLMSEVEDAHRARSPAGLIPKTVDFETRSVLKEVLTRPLNLIRSSLIGVFVGALPGAGGSIANLLAYDQARRASKTPEKFGTGHADGVVASEAGNSATAGGGLIPLIALGIPGSAVDAILMASLMVHGISVGPRLIMDNADLVYGMFVAMVVSSLIMALMCVATMRYFLRVTEAPTHLVVPVVIVCCVVGSFALNNRMTDVYLLGFIGLAGYLLRSLDYPLAPLVLGVILGPIAETNLRRALMTDPEWTTFFTRPISLLLLVAALASILFSVRAHARLARKTGIGGTTQEQQGQ; translated from the coding sequence ATGTTCGAGGCCTTCCTCGCCGGCGCGGCGCAGATCTTCGCGATCGACACGCTGATCTACATGACGATCGGCTCGCTCGCCGGCATCGTCGCCGCCGCCATTCCGGGCTTCACGATCACCATGGCGATCGTGCTGACCCTGCCGCTCACCTTCGCCATGCCGCCGCTGCAGGGCATCGCGGTGATGCTCGCCGTCTATGTGGGCGGCTATACGGGCGGGCTGATCTCCGCGGCGCTGCTCGGCATCCCCGGCACGCCCTCCTCGGTCGCGACCACCTTCGACGCCTTCCCGATGGCGCGGCGCGGCCAGGCGGGTCGCGCGCTCAGCCTCGGGATCTGGGCCTCGTTCTTCGGCACGCTGATCTCGACGGTCGTACTCATCCTGGCCGCGCCGCCCCTCGCGCTCGTCGCGGTGAAGCTCGGGCCGTGGGAGTATTTCGCGCTCATCGTCTTCGCGCTGACCATCGTCGCGAGCCTCGTCGGCAAGTCCCTGGTCCGTGGCCTGATCGCCGGCGTGATCGGGCTCGCGATCGCCACCGTCGGCCCGGACCCGATGATGGGCCGCCCGCGCTTCACCTACGAGGTGGAGATGCTGATGGCAGGCTTCCCCTTCCTCGTCGTCCTCATCGGCGTCTTCGCCATCAGCCAGCTGATGTCGGAGGTCGAGGACGCCCACCGGGCGCGCTCCCCGGCGGGCCTGATCCCGAAGACGGTCGATTTCGAGACGCGATCGGTGCTCAAGGAGGTGCTGACGCGGCCCCTCAACCTGATCCGCTCCTCGCTGATCGGCGTCTTCGTCGGCGCGCTGCCCGGGGCCGGCGGCTCGATCGCGAACCTGCTCGCCTACGACCAGGCGCGGCGCGCCTCGAAGACGCCGGAGAAGTTCGGCACCGGCCACGCCGACGGCGTCGTCGCCTCGGAGGCGGGCAATTCCGCGACGGCCGGCGGCGGGCTGATCCCGCTGATCGCGCTCGGCATCCCGGGCTCGGCGGTGGACGCCATCCTGATGGCGTCGCTGATGGTGCACGGCATCAGCGTCGGCCCCCGGCTGATCATGGACAACGCCGACCTGGTCTACGGCATGTTCGTCGCCATGGTCGTGTCGAGCCTGATCATGGCGCTGATGTGCGTCGCCACCATGCGCTACTTCCTGCGCGTGACGGAGGCGCCGACCCATCTCGTGGTGCCGGTCGTGATCGTCTGCTGCGTCGTCGGCTCGTTCGCTCTCAACAATCGGATGACCGACGTTTACCTCCTGGGCTTCATCGGTCTCGCGGGCTATCTGTTGCGCAGCCTCGACTACCCGCTGGCGCCCCTGGTGCTCGGCGTGATCCTCGGGCCGATCGCGGAAACGAACCTGAGGCGGGCGCTGATGACCGATCCCGAGTGGACGACCTTCTTCACCCGCCCGATCTCGCTGCTTCTGCTCGTGGCGGCGCTCGCCTCGATCCTGTTCTCGGTGCGCGCGCACGCGCGGCTCGCCCGAAAGACCGGGATCGGCGGGACGACGCAGGAACAACAAGGACAATGA
- the phoB gene encoding phosphate regulon transcriptional regulator PhoB, which translates to MTTRILVVEDEEPLTLLLRYNLEAEGYKVDTVARGDEAELRLREQAPDLVLLDWMLPGLSGIELCRRIRARAETERLPVIMLTARGEEGDRVRGLATGADDYIVKPFSVPELLARVRALLRRAKPAHIASLLAAGDIELDRETHRVRRAGRELHLGPTEFRLLEFLMQSPGRVFTREQLLDGVWGHDVYIDERTVDVHVGRLRKAINTRDTLDPIRTVRGAGYSFDETFAKSEGGGVGAPTGTD; encoded by the coding sequence ATGACGACGCGGATCCTGGTGGTCGAGGACGAGGAGCCCCTCACGCTCCTCCTGCGCTACAATCTGGAGGCCGAGGGCTACAAGGTCGACACGGTCGCCCGCGGCGACGAGGCGGAGCTGCGCCTGCGCGAGCAGGCGCCGGACCTCGTCCTGCTCGACTGGATGCTGCCGGGTCTCTCGGGCATCGAATTGTGCCGGCGCATCCGCGCGCGCGCGGAGACCGAGCGCCTTCCCGTCATCATGCTCACGGCGCGGGGAGAAGAGGGCGACCGGGTGCGCGGCCTCGCGACCGGCGCGGACGACTACATCGTCAAGCCGTTCTCCGTGCCCGAGCTGCTCGCCCGGGTGCGCGCGCTCCTGCGCCGCGCCAAGCCCGCCCATATCGCGAGCCTGCTCGCCGCCGGCGACATCGAGCTCGACCGCGAGACGCATCGCGTCCGCCGCGCCGGCCGGGAGCTGCATCTGGGCCCCACCGAGTTCCGCCTGCTCGAGTTCCTGATGCAGAGCCCGGGCCGCGTCTTCACCCGCGAGCAGCTCCTCGACGGCGTTTGGGGGCACGACGTCTACATCGACGAGCGGACGGTCGACGTCCATGTCGGGCGCCTGCGCAAGGCGATCAACACCCGCGACACCCTCGACCCGATCCGCACCGTACGCGGCGCCGGCTATTCCTTCGACGAGACCTTCGCCAAGTCCGAGGGCGGCGGCGTCGGAGCACCGACCGGCACGGATTGA